In the Hermetia illucens chromosome 1, iHerIll2.2.curated.20191125, whole genome shotgun sequence genome, GTTGATGAAAAAGATAGTTTTTGTAAAGAAAAATTCATACTTAGCTATGAAGATGTAAGTATCACTCTTTTAATCTAGAAATTTTCGTTTATATCCAGTACAGATGTATCTAATTGTTACTATGCATACGACTTTCgaatgtataattttttttgcagGCACCAAAGCACCTACAATTCAACCCTTACATTAGGAAAGGCTACAGAACATTTCTATCAACGAAGCTATGCTTCCAAAGTGTATTTTGGTGGACAAACGAAACAGTGAGTTCAGTTGCATGCATCACATCAATCTGGTATTCTTTGACTATTTATACCATctttaatttgaaaacttttgAGGTAAATATATGGAGCCACTTGGCAGGTTGGCTGCTATTTTTGGGGTTGACATTCAATGATATTTCGTTTATCAATGCCCAACCATCACTAACAGATAAAGCTATGGTTTGGTTGCTACTAGTTTGCTTTCAAGTAAGTATACCAGCCAGATATTAGATTTGTAGCCACTTTTATGTATATCTTAATATTTGCAATCTATTCCTGGCTTTCATTAGAAATTTTCGCAACCCTCTCAGGAATTTCTGCTTCCAATTATATAAATTGTTCTATTTTTGTGCATTTATTTTCGTGGTCCTAATAAGTTTCACTTTCTCACCTTTCAGCTTTGTATGTTCTTCTCGTTCATCTATCACACGTTCTCCTGTCGATCAGAGAAGGATTACGATTGCTTTCTTACGTACGATTTGCTGGGAATCGCGTTATCACTTCTTGCAATTTACTTGAGCGGAATTTATTATGCGTTTTGGTGTCATCCGCAATTGCGTTATTTCTATTCGATAAGTGTGGCGGTCATATTTGTGATTGCGATAGTTTTACAAGTGCCAAGGTTAAATGTATCTCCGAATATAAAAATTGTTGTGTTCGTTTCATGGGCAGCGTATGGAATAGTGCCAACAACACATTGGACGGTACTTATGGGCGGGTTGCATAACCCCATTGTAAAGGTTAGTATGTGCATAGAGATTTCATTATTTGTTACAATTAATTATTCACTATTGCTATACCGTTGGCGATATTCTGctacatatttacatattatGCTGCAAtgctgcatatatatatataaaatgagGAAGCATGTGTCCAGGGCTCAGTTATCATCTTGAAAACTGTGTTCAGAATAATGAGGGAAGTACTACTTGAGTAATTGAtttgtttaattaattaatgcATACAAAACAAGATTTTCATAGCTGTAACTTCCGTAAACCTCTCATTCCCcataattcatcatcaacgccgcaacaaccgatatccggtctaggtctgccttaataaggaactccagatatccctgttttgtgccgaggtccaccaattcgatatctctaaaagctgtctggcgtcctgacctacgccatcgctctatcttaggcagggtctgccttgtctaatttttctaccatagatattgcccttatagactttccgggctagatcatcctcatccatacggattaagtgacccgcccaccgtaacttattgagccggattttatccacaacctgacggtcatggtatcgctcatagatttcgtcgttatatagctacggaatcgtccatcctcatgtagggggccaaaaattctttggagaattcttctctcgaacgcggccaagagtttacaattcttcttgctaagaacccaggtctccgaagaatacatgaggacaggcaagatcattgtcttatacagtaagagctttgattttatgacgtttcgagtgaaacagttttgtaagctctgttgactgacaacaaccgtgcgcggatttcatcgttgtagctgttattggttgtgattttcgaccttaaataggagaaattatcaacggtctcaaagttgtagtattCTACCtttgttcttcccgtttgaccagtgcggtttgatgttgttggttggttggtttccggtgctgacgttgtcaccatatattttgtcttgctttctttgtgatcagcccatgcttgtatgcaatgtTCTGATGAATCAGCTTATATACAGCATTACGCCTATCCGTGTATTGCAACATCGCCATAATAGTGCAGCCAAAAATGAGTTGGTcactaacgccgaaccacatattttGCACTTCTTTAATAGCTTCTCATAGACCCGGGTGTCGACCATGCGATCCTGAATGAAGTACATTAATCGTTCCTAATTCATGTGTTTacagtgcattgccttcgactttcttTCATTGATTCACTCCTGATTTGGCTTCACCCAACTGAAAGGATTGAGAGATCGACCCTTAAAGTTAAATGGAGTCTATCGGCTTGCGAGGGACTCGTCTACTTTTTAAAAGTAAGCCCGAAGCAATTGAACTAGATGATGTTGTGTCGCAACGTTAACACAGGCTTCTACTTCAGAGGCAGGTTCGAAAGATGCGCATTCAGCATCAACTTCACACGTGGCAGGAATTCggatagcagagcatccttcaaatcaccaacacGAGCATGGGATTCTTGTAGAATTTCTTGGTACTTGGCCTGTTTCGGCCATAGTTTGTATGTGGAGGTCATTAATGCAATGTCgcgcatgtggctcgtgatgatcttggTAAATGGCTTGAACTTAACACTTGTCTAAACtcaattccatccgaatattatGTCTAAATATGTCTACTCTTCGCAGCATACAACTTGAGGTCATATAAGTACATCAAACGGGATTCAACTAACAGCTCAAGAAGATGCCACTCTGTATGCGGATGATGGTACCACCCTAtcatccttccatgactgtggccaaaaactttattagtttaggTTCAATGCTAAGATATACAGACGTACGACATCAATTAGCCAGGTGGGTAGGACGCTGCAAAAAGCtttggcgtaatcgatatagtaactaaagaggtttccttGGCCTATAATTGCTTGTCGTACAACTACCGACTCAATAATCAGTTGCTcgttgcaaccccttgatcctattcggcagcccttctactcCTCCAACAGAATGCTGTTAGTCTCGAAGTccgtagagggttggtaagtagTCGGTCTTGTATCTGCGAAATCCTGCAACGAATCAACCTAATAACCGGAAGTGCACACAACACAaaaatgattgtagttgcaggagTGACATATCATATGACAGTCGAAATGAAATCTCATTATTGATTTGGAGTAggattctcggagttgctggagatgcattgaGCCTGAGAATATCTGGGCTATGTAAACGATCAACTTTCGATTTCTATACGCACTATTTAGAATACGTCCGGAATGTCAGCGGAGTACTGAaattgttgcctgcagtgcgatgCAATGTGTTGCTGCAAGTAATAGAGCGTCAGGTCGTCTGCAAGGTGCTGCATAGTCATGCGCGTATTATAGGAAACGCTCGACAAATCTCTGGTTCAACAAGGGGCGGCAAGATTATTTAGTAGTTGGAGCGGAGGATATAGAAGTTAATATCATCAATCCATTTCATCCGATCCACAGATTGTTGTGAAACAGCTTTAGCATGTGGAATCATGTTCCttgtcatcgtggcgcctagacgtcaaaCCGCCCTATGGTTAGTAGTCTCGGCACCGTACGTTACGCTCAAAAGTCGGTCGAGCCCCGTCGGTTATCCATAACGGACCTTAagcttctccttctcctcactTAATGGGATTACATTTTAAGCCTAGTTGCTAGCTGTGATGATAGCTTCGAGTAATCTGCAACACTAGAAAGTCTCTGCACTTTCCTCAGttacccctgagacgctgcagtAGCCTACAATTATTCAGACCGATTGTATCCATCCCTCTacttgtcacagccggggtatgAATCGGCTACGATGgagttaatattattatttttttatggagGGCCAGGATTTTGTACATAGTTTTCACCGAGCACACGAATTTCGCTTCTAAGGCCTTGGTGTTATGCCGCCCACCTTTCTGTTTATGACCCATTTTTGCACTTAATCTAGTAACTTTTGTGTAACCCCCAAGATCTTATTTTACCTCTGTGGTTACAAACTTCTTCCGATATAATTCCATCATGTAACTGGAAATGTATAGATAATTCTTACTAGAAAAACTTCGAtcgtttcaatatttttaaagttttagatACCTTGTATGTCACTGTCACACGTTTTTCTTTCTGGAAATTGCCCCATAGTAGAAGAAAACACTAGATGACAAGCCTTGCGTACTTCTAGCCAATAAGTAGAGCACCTATTGCTATGCTAGTGTTGAGATTTGGGGTGGCAGGCGTTAGTATTACATGGACATGTCACACGATTACATCGAGTACTTTTCATTCATTCCTCTTGATCGATGACATCGCGAGAATGTTCGAGCTATCCTCTATCTCTTGAA is a window encoding:
- the LOC119661256 gene encoding progestin and adipoQ receptor family member 3 isoform X2, which translates into the protein MDNFNLMKSEILAELSHADGNLSCCFQRKRSNVLDSLDTNSGKTQGRNSDYLTKIMTNCFKNSASHKYTMPNDVDEKDSFCKEKFILSYEDAPKHLQFNPYIRKGYRTFLSTKLCFQSVFWWTNETVNIWSHLAGWLLFLGLTFNDISFINAQPSLTDKAMVWLLLVCFQLCMFFSFIYHTFSCRSEKDYDCFLTYDLLGIALSLLAIYLSGIYYAFWCHPQLRYFYSISVAVIFVIAIVLQVPRLNVSPNIKIVVFVSWAAYGIVPTTHWTVLMGGLHNPIVKFLVSRIIGMYTLSLIAFLFYITKIPERWFSGKLDFVGHSHNWWHLFVLCALYYWYNTG
- the LOC119661256 gene encoding progestin and adipoQ receptor family member 3 isoform X3, with translation MTNCFKNSASHKYTMPNDVDEKDSFCKEKFILSYEDAPKHLQFNPYIRKGYRTFLSTKLCFQSVFWWTNETVNIWSHLAGWLLFLGLTFNDISFINAQPSLTDKAMVWLLLVCFQLCMFFSFIYHTFSCRSEKDYDCFLTYDLLGIALSLLAIYLSGIYYAFWCHPQLRYFYSISVAVIFVIAIVLQVPRLNVSPNIKIVVFVSWAAYGIVPTTHWTVLMGGLHNPIVKFLVSRIIGMYTLSLIAFLFYITKIPERWFSGKLDFVGHSHNWWHLFVLCALYYWYNTGIMYLDYRAINGCSLS
- the LOC119661256 gene encoding progestin and adipoQ receptor family member 3 isoform X1 encodes the protein MDNFNLMKSEILAELSHADGNLSCCFQRKRSNVLDSLDTNSGKTQGRNSDYLTKIMTNCFKNSASHKYTMPNDVDEKDSFCKEKFILSYEDAPKHLQFNPYIRKGYRTFLSTKLCFQSVFWWTNETVNIWSHLAGWLLFLGLTFNDISFINAQPSLTDKAMVWLLLVCFQLCMFFSFIYHTFSCRSEKDYDCFLTYDLLGIALSLLAIYLSGIYYAFWCHPQLRYFYSISVAVIFVIAIVLQVPRLNVSPNIKIVVFVSWAAYGIVPTTHWTVLMGGLHNPIVKFLVSRIIGMYTLSLIAFLFYITKIPERWFSGKLDFVGHSHNWWHLFVLCALYYWYNTGIMYLDYRAINGCSLS